A stretch of Prunus dulcis chromosome 6, ALMONDv2, whole genome shotgun sequence DNA encodes these proteins:
- the LOC117629571 gene encoding alpha-crystallin domain-containing protein 22.3-like produces MATSGPTRFAGASKTNEPDHFDPQQPILDVKPLNSMPYIGPPTMHPSTTTDSDAREKLKPTVIILPPDSTREQWNKALETNKSGIVLTGAAARGQVGPIIGLVDIGENEDSYLFRVNLPGVLRDENFECSVDIDGEVFIKGVTTTGEKTVCKNSQVFKMQTQNLCPPGHFSISFQLPGPVECQKVTLSFETDGILEAIVQKKLP; encoded by the exons ATGGCTACCTCCGGGCCAACTAG GTTTGCAGGAGCAAGTAAAACTAATGAACCAGATCATTTTGATCCTCAACAACCCATACTTGATGTGAAACCTCTCAATAGCATGCCTTATATTGGTCCACCTACAATGCATCCATCAACAACTACAGACTCTGATGCACGAGAGAAACTGAAGCCAACTGTGATTATTCTACCTCCTGACTCAACAAGGGAACAGTGGAATAAGGCTTTGGAAACCAACAAATCAGGGATTGTTTTGACTGGAGCTGCTGCGAGGGGACAGGTGGGACCAATAATAGGATTAGTTGATATTGGCGAGAATGAAGACTCATACTTATTTCGTGTCAATCTACCAGGGGTTTTAAGGGATGAGA ATTTTGAATGCAGCGTTGACATTGATGGAGAAGTATTTATAAAAGGAGTAACTACAACAGGAGAGAAAACAGTGTGCAAAAACTCCCAAGTCTTTAAGATGCAAACACAAAATCTGTGCCCCCCAGGTCACTTCTCTATCTCGTTCCAGCTTCCTGGTCCAGTTGAGTGCCAAAAAGTTACTCTGTCTTTTGAGACTGATGGGATTTTGGAGGCCATTGTGCAGAAAAAATTACCATAA
- the LOC117632906 gene encoding nuclear transcription factor Y subunit C-3, translating to MDPQGHNQPQSMGMVGSGAQLTYGTNPYQHNQMVGSPNPGSVAGTVGAIQSTSQSAGAQLAQHQLAYQHIHHQQQQQLQQQLQSFWANQYQEIDKVTDFKNHSLPLARIKKIMKADEDVRMISAEAPVIFARACEMFILELTLRSWNHTEENKRRTLQKNDIAAAITRTDIFDFLVDIVPREDLKDEVLASIPRGTVSVGGPGDALPYCYMPPQHAPQVGAPGMIMGKPMMDPSMYAQQSHPYMGQPMWQQAPEQQQSPSDH from the coding sequence ATGGATCCACAAGGGCATAACCAACCCCAATCTATGGGGATGGTAGGCAGTGGAGCTCAATTGACATATGGTACTAACCCATATCAGCATAATCAAATGGTTGGGAGCCCAAATCCGGGGTCAGTTGCCGGAACAGTGGGAGCTATTCAATCAACTAGTCAATCTGCTGGAGCTCAGCTTGCACAACACCAACTTGCTTATCAGCATATCCACCAccagcaacagcaacaactTCAGCAACAGCTGCAATCTTTTTGGGCGAATCAGTATCAAGAAATTGACAAGGTAACTGATTTCAAGAACCATAGCCTTCCCTTAGCAAGGATCAAGAAGATTATGAAGGCTGATGAGGATGTGAGAATGATATCAGCTGAGGCACCTGTAATATTTGCCAGGGCATGTGAAATGTTCATATTGGAACTCACATTGCGGTCTTGGAATCATACGGAAGAGAATAAGCGGAGGACACTTCAGAAGAATGACATTGCAGCTGCAATCACAAGGACTGATATCTTTGATTTCTTGGTAGACATTGTGCCAAGAGAGGATCTGAAAGATGAGGTCCTTGCATCAATTCCAAGGGGAACAGTTTCTGTAGGAGGGCCGGGTGATGCACTTCCATACTGCTACATGCCGCCTCAGCATGCGCCTCAGGTTGGGGCTCCTGGGATGATTATGGGTAAGCCTATGATGGACCCATCTATGTATGCTCAACAGTCTCACCCTTACATGGGTCAGCCAATGTGGCAGCAGGCACCGGAGCAGCAGCAGTCACCATCAGATCATTAG
- the LOC117632883 gene encoding cation/calcium exchanger 5, whose translation MAWPSHSLLSEFALSLALLSTFFFFLLTTPKSNSPNYPSPLLIAPHRFLITTPAKNPPCSSTTITHSNGLFNYLYLHFCLFSQNPLFSLSSLSIILLLLFYILIKTAQDHFSLVTTKLTFSLNLTPSMAAVTLLALGNGAPDVFASVAAVRTGQYRTGFGAILSAGTFVSAFVVGFVAIYAAPFSLNPAPFVRDVLFYLTAALFLFYVYLSAEIYLWQAVGFVGFYLFFVGLVFWMDLGLGAGGKKSRVEAGVVGDSEIQRGLVAPDFEIGQVSENSEDGKPSFGLRRALVMISKAWELPVSVLLKLTIPQAAPSEWSRFYTSANIALCPLALLYACNSFMPFNHPVGFLLSDTHLPLWFVVLLASSPLALLHYIMEKDPPKTEQMPVLLIAFVMSVFWISTTAGELLNCLAALGSLLELPPALLGLTVLAWGNSVGDLVADVALAKAGHPAMAMAGCFAGPMFNMLVGLGTALVIQTYNVYPEVYELQFHVGIIIAFVFLLLSLMGSLLVITWCRFRVPRFWGFCLVGLYVIFMAVSLVIAKFSG comes from the exons ATGGCATGGCCATCTCATTCTCTTCTTTCAGAATTTGCTCTCTCGCTCGCGCTGCTCTctaccttcttcttcttcctcctcacAACCCCAAAATCCAATTCCCCAAACTACCCCTCCCCACTTCTCATAGCCCCCCACAGGTTCCTCATCACCACCCCAGCAAAAAACCCACCTTGCTCCTCCACCACCATAACCCACTCCAATGGCCTCTTCAACTACTTGTACCTCCATTTCTGCCTCTTCAGCCAAAAcccccttttctctctctcttctctgtctatcatcctcctcctcctcttctacATCCTCATCAAAACAGCTCAAGATCACTTCTCTTTGGTCACAACAAAGCTCACTTTTTCCCTCAATTTAACTCCAAGCATGGCCGCCGTGACCCTCTTAGCGCTCGGCAACGGCGCTCCTGACGTCTTCGCATCGGTCGCGGCGGTCCGGACCGGCCAATACCGAACTGGCTTCGGCGCAATTCTCTCGGCCGGCACGTTTGTCTCGGCGTTTGTGGTTGGTTTCGTGGCGATTTACGCCGCACCCTTTTCGCTCAATCCGGCGCCGTTTGTGAGGGACGTGTTGTTTTATCTGACCGCGGCGTTGTTCTTGTTCTATGTGTATCTTAGTGCTGAGATTTATCTGTGGCAGGCTGTTGGGTTTGTTGGgttttacttgttttttgttggCCTTGTGTTTTGGATGGACTTGGGGTTAGGTGCAGGAGGAAAGAAGAGCAGGGTTGAGGCGGGTGTGGTTGGAGACAGTGAAATTCAGAGGGGTTTGGTTGCACCAGATTTTGAGATCGGACAAGTTTCGGAGAATTCAGAGGATGGGAAGCCAAGTTTCGGGCTTCGGCGAGCTCTTGTAATG atCTCAAAAGCATGGGAGCTTCCAGTCTCAGTTCTTCTAAAGCTCACAATTCCGCAAGCTGCACCTTCTGAATGGAGCAGATTCTACACATCAGCCAATATTGCTCTTTGCCCTCTAGCCCTTCTATATGCTTGCAACTCGTTCATGCCATTCAACCATCCTGTTGGTTTTCTCCTTTCCGATACCCATTTGCCCCTATGGTTTGTAGTCCTCTTGGCAAGCTCCCCTCTTGCACTTCTTCATTATATAATGGAAAAAGATCCCCCCAAAACTGAGCAAATGCCTGTATTGCTTATAGCATTTGTTATGAGTGTTTTTTGGATATCAACTACTGCTGGAGAACTGCTGAACTGCCTTGCTGCTCTCGGATCTCTTCTGGAGTTGCCACCTGCACTTCTTGGGCTTACGGTTCTAGCATGGGGAAATTCAGTGGGGGATCTTGTTGCTGATGTTGCACTTGCGAAGGCAGGCCACCCTGCAATGGCCATGGCTGGTTGTTTTGCTGGGCCAATGTTTAACATGCTTGTTGGACTTGGAACAGCATTGGTTATACAGACATATAATGTTTATCCGGAGGTGTATGAGCTTCAGTTCCACGTGGGTATTATAATTGcatttgttttcttgcttttgAGCCTGATGGGATCTCTATTGGTGATTACATGGTGCAGATTCCGGGTGCCTAGGTTCTGGGGGTTTTGTCTTGTTGGTCTCTATGTTATTTTTATGGCAGTTAGTTTGGTTATTGCCAAGTTTTCAGGATGA